One window of Candidatus Schekmanbacteria bacterium RIFCSPLOWO2_02_FULL_38_14 genomic DNA carries:
- a CDS encoding signal peptidase I, producing the protein MQEKWFGSPAFRELSSEILRKGHVLRFQARGTSMHPFIKDKDIIKVKPVQPEKLKSGDVILYKTGYRGFVVHRLIKKQNKKKGEPLFVTKGDFCYTPDPAISSSDILGKVISIERNGKEISMENGMARLRNFLLSKASPFSFILYPIGRKVKKIGLAILKK; encoded by the coding sequence ATGCAGGAAAAATGGTTTGGAAGTCCTGCCTTCAGAGAACTTTCCTCTGAGATTTTAAGAAAGGGCCATGTGTTAAGGTTTCAGGCAAGAGGAACAAGCATGCACCCTTTTATAAAGGATAAGGATATAATTAAGGTCAAACCGGTCCAGCCGGAAAAATTAAAATCCGGAGATGTAATACTCTATAAAACAGGCTATCGGGGCTTTGTAGTTCACAGACTGATTAAAAAACAGAATAAAAAAAAAGGTGAGCCTTTATTTGTCACAAAAGGCGATTTCTGTTATACACCTGACCCTGCAATCTCTTCCTCTGATATCCTCGGAAAGGTAATTTCCATTGAGAGGAACGGAAAGGAAATTTCAATGGAAAATGGAATGGCAAGACTGAGGAATTTCCTGCTCTCTAAGGCATCTCCCTTTTCCTTCATATTGTATCCTATAGGAAGAAAAGTTAAAAAAATAGGGCTTGCCATATTAAAAAAATGA